In Longimicrobium terrae, the following proteins share a genomic window:
- the nrfD gene encoding NrfD/PsrC family molybdoenzyme membrane anchor subunit: MSTTVTTVTRSEFHPDVESYQQVNRDALSLLTNPGKGYIALLGMAVCLVGLLVVAELHNIIYGLGMVGENWTVLITTFVFWVGIGHAGTLISAILYLFRAPWRQAIYRFAEAMTVFAVLTAALFPLIHIGRPWFFYWLLPLPSQRHIWPNFRSPLLWDVFAVTTYLTVSSVFFFIGLIPDIAAARDAATTPVRKRIYTALALGWRGTDREWRHFTRAYMFLAALATPLVLSVHSVVSWDFAVSIVPGWHTTIFAPYFVAGAILSGVAMVVTLMVPVHRIFRLGAYFTPVHYDRLAKLLLLTSTIVGYAYAMEYFMAYYSGELYERDVFWDRVTGDYWWAGWSMITFNAIIPQLLWIKKVRQNLNAFFLITIFVNIGMWYERFVIIAPSLAHSYEPWKFWNYHMTWVDASLLLGSFGWFFMWFLLFLRFLPGLSMAEIKEVLPPPMKRTGAAHHAEDSHATSVELLPTGYNEWEAR; the protein is encoded by the coding sequence ATGTCGACGACGGTAACGACGGTAACCCGGTCCGAGTTCCATCCGGACGTCGAGTCGTACCAGCAGGTAAACCGCGACGCCCTGTCGCTGCTCACCAACCCGGGCAAGGGCTACATCGCCCTGCTGGGGATGGCGGTGTGCCTGGTGGGGCTGCTGGTGGTGGCCGAGCTGCACAACATCATCTACGGCCTGGGCATGGTGGGTGAGAACTGGACGGTTCTCATCACGACCTTCGTGTTCTGGGTGGGCATCGGCCACGCGGGCACGCTGATCTCCGCGATTCTGTACCTGTTCCGCGCGCCCTGGCGGCAGGCCATCTACCGCTTCGCCGAGGCGATGACGGTGTTCGCGGTGCTGACGGCGGCGCTGTTCCCGCTGATCCACATCGGCCGTCCCTGGTTCTTCTACTGGCTGCTTCCGCTTCCCAGCCAGCGGCACATCTGGCCCAACTTCCGGTCGCCGCTGCTGTGGGACGTGTTCGCGGTGACGACGTACCTTACGGTCAGCTCGGTGTTCTTCTTCATCGGCCTGATCCCCGACATCGCGGCGGCGCGCGACGCGGCCACCACGCCGGTGCGCAAGCGCATCTACACGGCGCTGGCGCTGGGGTGGCGGGGCACGGACCGCGAGTGGCGCCACTTTACCCGCGCGTACATGTTCCTGGCCGCGCTGGCCACGCCGCTGGTGCTTTCGGTGCACTCGGTGGTGTCGTGGGACTTCGCGGTGTCCATCGTGCCGGGGTGGCACACCACCATCTTCGCCCCGTACTTCGTGGCGGGCGCCATTCTGTCCGGCGTGGCCATGGTGGTGACGCTGATGGTGCCGGTGCACCGCATCTTCCGCCTGGGGGCGTACTTCACCCCGGTGCACTACGACCGGCTGGCCAAGCTGCTGCTGCTTACGTCCACCATCGTGGGCTACGCCTACGCCATGGAGTACTTCATGGCGTACTACTCGGGCGAACTGTACGAGCGCGACGTGTTCTGGGACCGCGTCACGGGCGACTACTGGTGGGCGGGGTGGTCCATGATCACCTTCAACGCCATCATCCCGCAGCTTCTGTGGATCAAGAAGGTGCGGCAGAACCTGAACGCGTTCTTTTTGATCACGATCTTCGTGAACATCGGGATGTGGTACGAGCGCTTCGTGATCATCGCGCCGTCGCTGGCCCACAGCTACGAGCCGTGGAAGTTCTGGAACTACCACATGACCTGGGTGGACGCGTCGCTGCTGCTGGGCAGCTTCGGCTGGTTCTTCATGTGGTTCCTGCTCTTCCTGCGCTTCCTGCCGGGTCTGTCGATGGCGGAAATCAAGGAAGTGCTGCCGCCGCCCATGAAGCGCACCGGCGCGGCGCACCACGCCGAAGATTCGCACGCCACCTCGGTGGAACTGCTGCCCACCGGCTACAACGAGTGGGAGGCCCGATGA
- a CDS encoding cytochrome c3 family protein, with amino-acid sequence MTKLLRMAALALLPVVVAASCRPYRADEGDGPDQPIAFYHSVHAGDNKMPCMYCHYTADRSPDAGIPSVQLCVGCHVPASSAPTSLRGQAALAFPRVKGTAEKPDSAWHQEGLKLVDYWKRGEGIPWVRIHKIPEHAKFPHNSHVNAGLQCQTCHGPVQEMKKVYQFSSLRMGWCIDCHRGEMPLSAPEEAAVRSRSSFVRKLRALRSEGGDIRGQQATYPNQRASTDCVVCHY; translated from the coding sequence ATGACAAAGCTCCTTCGCATGGCGGCGCTCGCGCTGCTCCCGGTGGTCGTCGCGGCTTCGTGCCGCCCGTACAGGGCGGATGAAGGCGACGGCCCCGACCAGCCGATCGCGTTCTACCACAGCGTGCACGCGGGCGACAACAAGATGCCCTGCATGTACTGCCACTACACGGCCGACCGGTCGCCGGACGCGGGAATCCCCAGCGTGCAGCTCTGCGTGGGTTGCCACGTGCCCGCCAGCAGCGCGCCCACGTCGCTGCGCGGCCAGGCGGCGCTCGCCTTTCCCCGCGTCAAGGGCACGGCCGAAAAGCCGGACAGCGCCTGGCACCAGGAAGGCCTGAAGCTGGTGGACTACTGGAAGCGCGGCGAGGGGATTCCCTGGGTGCGCATCCACAAGATCCCCGAGCACGCCAAGTTCCCGCACAACTCGCACGTGAACGCCGGCCTGCAGTGCCAGACGTGCCACGGCCCCGTGCAGGAAATGAAGAAGGTGTACCAGTTCTCGTCCCTGCGGATGGGGTGGTGCATCGACTGTCACCGCGGCGAGATGCCGCTGTCGGCCCCGGAAGAGGCCGCGGTGCGCAGCCGGTCGTCGTTTGTTCGCAAGCTGCGCGCGCTCCGCTCCGAGGGCGGAGACATTCGCGGCCAGCAGGCCACTTATCCCAACCAGCGCGCGTCAACCGACTGCGTGGTCTGCCACTACTGA
- the fadJ gene encoding fatty acid oxidation complex subunit alpha FadJ, which produces MATMLEEPATRAAVHMEIEDGLAVIRMNDPARPVNVISAGLIEEMGEIIDRLDAGEDGVRAAVLISDKRGSWIAGADIEEFKNFNTPADAEAASRAGQTLLTRLERLRIPVVAAIDGAALGGGLETALACTYRIATDSPKTKLGLPEVNLGIVPGAGGTQRLPRLVGLRTALDLMLTGKQLDGRRAMKAGIIDEVVPAPVLLAVASRVAMELADRKKTPKSGRSTGSPDRLERLAPMRRLIFSKARQGVMEKTHGLYPAPLRLLQVVERGLDKHIDQGFELEAKAFGELAVTPEARSLVHVFFTSTAAKNDPGLTSGAKARDIDQVAVVGAGFMGAGIAATSAEAGIRVRLKDVKPEAAAKGLRTARESLSKRAKRKRLRKFEVTKLLDRVQPTTEYTGFHASQMIVEAVFEEVSLKHRVIQEIEAAVGEGTVLGSNTSTIPIAKLAEASARPDHVIGVHFFSPVEKMPLVEIITHAGTADWVTATTHGYAKKIGKTPIIVNDSPGFYVNRILAPYMAEAALLLQEGVRMEAIDEAMTEWGFPVGPITLYDEVGLDVAQKAGKIMSEAFADRMKPSDIVDRLVADGRLGRKNGKGFYRFGDDGKKTGPDESVYGVIGNPAARELGDEELQERLALIMVNEAVRTLEEGVLRSARDGDVGAIFGIGFPPFRGGPFWFVDRTGPARVLERLRALEQRFGARFAPAPLLEKMARDKTLFFPEDA; this is translated from the coding sequence ATGGCAACGATGCTGGAAGAGCCCGCCACCCGGGCGGCGGTCCACATGGAGATCGAGGACGGCCTCGCCGTCATCCGGATGAACGATCCCGCCCGGCCCGTGAACGTCATCTCCGCCGGACTCATCGAGGAGATGGGCGAGATCATCGACCGGCTGGACGCGGGCGAAGACGGCGTACGCGCGGCGGTGCTCATCTCCGACAAGCGCGGCAGCTGGATCGCCGGCGCCGACATCGAAGAGTTCAAGAACTTCAACACCCCCGCCGACGCCGAAGCCGCCAGCCGCGCCGGCCAGACGCTGCTCACCCGGCTGGAGCGGCTGCGCATCCCCGTCGTGGCGGCCATCGACGGCGCCGCGCTGGGCGGCGGGCTGGAGACGGCGCTCGCCTGCACCTACCGCATCGCCACGGACTCGCCCAAGACCAAGCTGGGCCTGCCCGAAGTGAACCTGGGCATCGTTCCCGGCGCGGGCGGCACGCAGCGCCTGCCGCGCCTCGTGGGGCTGCGCACGGCGCTGGACCTGATGCTCACCGGCAAGCAGCTGGACGGCCGCCGCGCCATGAAGGCCGGCATCATCGACGAAGTCGTTCCCGCGCCGGTCCTGCTCGCCGTCGCCAGCCGCGTGGCCATGGAGCTGGCGGACCGCAAGAAGACGCCGAAGTCCGGCCGCAGCACCGGCTCGCCCGACCGGCTGGAGCGTCTGGCCCCCATGCGCCGGCTGATCTTCAGCAAGGCGCGGCAGGGGGTGATGGAAAAGACGCACGGCCTCTACCCCGCGCCGCTGCGGCTGCTGCAGGTAGTGGAGCGCGGGCTGGACAAGCACATCGACCAGGGCTTCGAGCTGGAGGCCAAGGCGTTCGGCGAGCTGGCCGTGACGCCCGAGGCGCGCTCGCTGGTGCACGTCTTTTTCACCAGCACCGCGGCCAAGAACGATCCGGGGCTCACCAGCGGCGCCAAGGCGCGCGACATCGACCAGGTGGCCGTCGTGGGCGCGGGCTTCATGGGCGCGGGGATCGCCGCCACCTCGGCCGAGGCGGGAATCCGCGTGCGCCTGAAAGACGTGAAGCCCGAGGCCGCCGCCAAGGGGCTGCGCACCGCGCGCGAAAGCCTCAGCAAGCGCGCCAAGCGCAAGCGGCTGCGCAAGTTCGAGGTCACCAAGCTGCTGGACCGCGTGCAGCCCACCACGGAGTACACGGGCTTTCACGCCAGCCAGATGATCGTGGAGGCCGTGTTCGAGGAAGTTTCCCTCAAGCACCGCGTCATCCAGGAGATCGAGGCGGCGGTGGGCGAGGGCACCGTGCTGGGATCCAACACGTCCACGATCCCCATCGCCAAGCTGGCGGAGGCGTCCGCGCGTCCGGATCACGTCATCGGCGTGCACTTCTTTTCCCCGGTGGAGAAGATGCCGCTCGTGGAGATCATCACCCACGCGGGGACGGCGGACTGGGTGACGGCCACGACGCACGGCTACGCCAAGAAGATCGGCAAGACGCCCATCATCGTGAACGACTCGCCGGGCTTCTACGTCAACCGCATCCTGGCGCCCTACATGGCCGAGGCCGCGCTGCTGCTGCAGGAGGGCGTGCGGATGGAGGCCATCGACGAGGCGATGACGGAGTGGGGCTTTCCCGTGGGCCCCATCACGCTGTACGACGAGGTGGGGCTGGACGTGGCGCAGAAGGCGGGCAAGATCATGTCGGAGGCGTTCGCCGACCGCATGAAGCCCAGCGACATCGTGGACCGCCTGGTGGCGGACGGGCGCCTGGGCCGCAAGAACGGCAAGGGCTTCTACCGCTTTGGCGATGACGGCAAGAAGACGGGGCCGGACGAGAGCGTGTACGGCGTGATCGGCAACCCCGCCGCCCGCGAGCTGGGCGATGAGGAACTGCAGGAGCGGCTGGCGCTGATCATGGTGAACGAGGCGGTCCGCACGCTGGAAGAAGGCGTGCTGCGCAGCGCGCGCGACGGCGACGTGGGCGCCATCTTCGGCATCGGCTTTCCGCCGTTCCGCGGCGGGCCGTTCTGGTTCGTGGACCGCACCGGTCCCGCCAGGGTGCTGGAGCGTCTGCGGGCGCTGGAGCAGCGCTTCGGGGCGCGCTTTGCCCCGGCGCCGCTGCTGGAAAAGATGGCGCGCGACAAGACGCTCTTCTTTCCCGAGGACGCCTGA
- a CDS encoding CoA-binding protein, with protein MEDWQKNLVTTSDGIAELLRETKRVAVLGIKTEAQSGQAAFYVPEYLHTAGLDVVPVPVYYPDVTEILGKKVYRTVAGIPEPVDMVNVFRRPQDVTAHVDDILAAKPKSVWMQSGIRNDEAARRFAEAGIRVVQDRCLMVEHRRSR; from the coding sequence GTGGAAGACTGGCAGAAGAACCTGGTGACCACCAGCGACGGCATCGCCGAACTGCTGCGCGAAACCAAGCGTGTGGCGGTGCTGGGGATCAAGACCGAGGCGCAGTCCGGACAGGCCGCGTTCTACGTCCCCGAGTACCTGCATACCGCCGGGCTGGACGTGGTGCCCGTTCCCGTCTACTACCCGGACGTCACCGAGATCCTGGGCAAGAAGGTGTACCGCACGGTGGCGGGAATTCCCGAACCGGTAGACATGGTGAACGTGTTCCGCCGCCCGCAGGATGTGACGGCGCACGTGGACGACATCCTGGCCGCCAAGCCCAAATCGGTCTGGATGCAGAGCGGCATCCGCAACGACGAAGCCGCCCGCAGGTTTGCCGAAGCCGGCATCCGCGTGGTTCAGGACCGGTGCCTGATGGTGGAGCACCGCCGCTCCCGGTAA
- a CDS encoding DUF3341 domain-containing protein produces the protein MSKLQTGVLGVFPHLDTATDAIRSLRAQGYELTVYSPTPRHEVEEALGTKESPVRIFTLIGAFTGTAAGTALATWASLDWPLVVGGKEIIALPGFSVIMFELTILLGALSTVAGLFILGRMPHVGPPEAPMYHPSFTAGNFGVFAHAPRDRYGDVQRIMNESGSEEVLVDQR, from the coding sequence ATGAGCAAGCTGCAGACGGGGGTGCTGGGCGTATTCCCGCACCTGGACACCGCGACCGACGCGATCCGCTCGCTGCGCGCGCAGGGGTACGAGCTGACGGTGTATTCGCCCACGCCGCGCCACGAGGTGGAAGAGGCGCTGGGCACCAAGGAAAGCCCGGTGCGCATCTTTACCCTGATCGGCGCCTTTACGGGCACCGCGGCGGGAACGGCGCTGGCCACCTGGGCGTCGCTGGACTGGCCGCTGGTGGTGGGCGGCAAGGAGATCATCGCGCTCCCCGGGTTCAGCGTCATCATGTTCGAGCTGACCATTCTGCTCGGCGCGCTGAGCACGGTGGCCGGCCTGTTCATCCTGGGGCGCATGCCCCACGTGGGGCCGCCGGAAGCGCCCATGTACCACCCGTCCTTCACGGCGGGCAACTTCGGCGTGTTCGCCCACGCTCCCCGCGACCGCTACGGCGACGTGCAGCGGATCATGAACGAGAGTGGTTCCGAGGAGGTGCTCGTTGACCAGCGCTGA
- a CDS encoding molybdopterin dinucleotide binding domain-containing protein produces MSDGMKRRTFLKVLGASGAATATVGCSTGQVEKLIPYVVPPEEVVPGVPTYYTTTCRECPAGCGMHVETHEGRVTKAEGNPDHPISHGNLCPRGQAAPQGLYHPDRYTGPSVMEFGVDQPRSTTWQQAETAVAEAIRTAPRGSVVYLTGGYAGSMDRLATDFATAIGARRVDWAPLEDTPRDLRFADADLLVSFGADFLETWGSPVDYAYQFSQQHAYNNGRRGKFVWVGPHRPLTGINADLWIPTRPGTEALLAQALAAGGDLSAVGAQIAPENPTPADTQRITTGLRTLGEWWGASARKVAFGPGYAVRGTNGEALRQAVDRLNGRTTAPATDARPMLQLIEQMRAGQVKVILMDSPNPAYTLPGGLKFAEALQKVPTRVTFSSFPDETSAMATHVLPQSHFLERWDDYIPQPGVFELVQPAMKPVFNTRAVGEILLGISRALRVVPTAGFTGTTWLDYLRASWAARAGSPEAWDGALRRGGVFAENGRGTQALGFTALDRQAQPAAAAPAAAPAVTAPAAAAAAGAVAATTAQPAPAAAPVVVPPAQVQAPPRAVAAATYQAPRYEGEANGLHLVVYPSIRFYDGRTANRPWLLELPDQVAKVSWDSWAEVHPDTAKAMDLEQGDEVEIRSPHGMVKTRIYVYPGIMRGAIAMQMGLGHEAFGRFTAGVGANPMKLLGGSVDPASGGLTTAGVRVSLTKTGRGNVTRAFPQGLVEQGVRVQHDRAISQAVGITELMRLDQKGPGFVPGEEKPIHQLKGSGGFVPVETTTDPAAYPPAGTEYGEYIDNETRWAMVVDLARCIGCAACVVACYAENNIPVVGPTEIRKGRELSWLRIERYFGVSRHEEEAMRDDATDDVRFLPMLCQHCGQAPCEPVCPVYAAYHTPDGLNGQVYNRCVGTRYCANNCPWKVRVFNWFTYQFAEPLNWQLNPDVTVREKGVMEKCTFCVQRIHEAERNATSEARALRDGEVVPACVQTCPTEVFVFGNIADPTTAVAQAARSNRGFRALGELNTQPAIVYLKKVTLHQPRNGGREAPPPAMGGTTEHQPQEGHEPAMQGGH; encoded by the coding sequence ATGTCTGACGGAATGAAGAGGCGCACCTTTCTGAAGGTGCTTGGCGCGTCGGGCGCTGCGACGGCCACGGTGGGATGCTCCACCGGGCAGGTCGAAAAGCTGATCCCGTACGTGGTGCCCCCCGAGGAAGTGGTTCCCGGGGTGCCGACCTACTACACCACCACCTGCCGGGAATGCCCGGCCGGGTGCGGGATGCACGTGGAGACGCACGAAGGACGCGTCACCAAGGCCGAGGGCAACCCCGACCACCCCATCTCGCACGGCAACCTGTGCCCGCGCGGGCAGGCCGCCCCCCAGGGGCTCTACCACCCGGACCGCTACACGGGCCCGTCGGTGATGGAGTTCGGGGTCGACCAGCCGCGCAGCACCACTTGGCAGCAGGCCGAAACCGCCGTGGCCGAGGCGATCCGCACCGCTCCGCGCGGCAGCGTGGTCTACCTCACCGGCGGCTACGCTGGCAGCATGGACCGCCTGGCCACCGACTTCGCCACGGCGATCGGCGCGCGCCGCGTGGACTGGGCCCCGCTTGAGGACACGCCGCGCGACCTGCGCTTCGCCGACGCGGACCTGCTGGTGAGCTTCGGCGCCGACTTCCTGGAAACCTGGGGGTCGCCCGTCGACTACGCGTACCAGTTCTCGCAGCAGCACGCGTACAACAACGGGCGCCGCGGCAAGTTCGTGTGGGTGGGGCCGCACCGCCCGCTCACCGGCATCAACGCCGACCTGTGGATCCCCACGCGCCCCGGCACCGAGGCGCTGCTGGCCCAGGCGCTGGCCGCGGGCGGGGACCTGTCGGCCGTCGGCGCGCAGATCGCCCCGGAGAATCCGACCCCGGCGGACACGCAGCGCATCACCACCGGCCTGCGTACGCTGGGCGAGTGGTGGGGCGCGTCGGCCCGCAAGGTGGCGTTCGGCCCCGGCTACGCGGTGCGTGGCACCAACGGCGAGGCGCTGCGCCAAGCCGTGGACCGGCTCAACGGCCGCACCACGGCCCCGGCGACGGACGCCCGCCCCATGCTGCAGCTCATTGAGCAGATGCGCGCGGGGCAGGTGAAGGTGATCCTGATGGATTCGCCCAACCCGGCCTACACGCTTCCCGGCGGCCTCAAGTTCGCCGAGGCGCTGCAGAAGGTGCCCACGCGCGTCACGTTCAGCAGCTTTCCGGACGAGACCTCGGCGATGGCCACGCACGTGCTGCCGCAGAGCCACTTCCTGGAGCGGTGGGACGACTACATCCCGCAGCCCGGCGTGTTCGAGCTGGTGCAGCCGGCGATGAAGCCGGTGTTCAACACCCGCGCGGTGGGCGAGATCCTGCTGGGCATCAGCCGCGCGCTGCGCGTGGTGCCCACGGCGGGCTTCACGGGAACGACGTGGCTGGATTACCTGCGCGCCTCCTGGGCCGCGCGGGCCGGCAGCCCCGAGGCGTGGGACGGCGCGCTGCGCCGCGGCGGCGTGTTCGCCGAAAACGGCCGCGGCACGCAGGCGCTGGGCTTTACCGCGCTGGACCGCCAGGCCCAGCCGGCCGCCGCGGCCCCCGCCGCCGCTCCGGCGGTGACGGCTCCGGCCGCCGCCGCCGCCGCGGGTGCCGTGGCCGCGACCACCGCGCAGCCGGCCCCGGCCGCCGCGCCGGTCGTCGTTCCGCCCGCGCAGGTGCAGGCGCCGCCGCGCGCGGTGGCCGCCGCCACCTACCAGGCGCCGCGGTACGAGGGCGAGGCCAACGGCCTGCACCTGGTCGTCTACCCGTCCATCCGCTTCTACGACGGCCGCACCGCCAACCGCCCCTGGCTGCTGGAGCTGCCGGACCAGGTGGCCAAGGTGAGCTGGGATTCGTGGGCCGAGGTGCATCCGGACACCGCCAAGGCGATGGATCTGGAGCAGGGCGACGAAGTGGAGATCCGCTCGCCGCACGGCATGGTCAAGACGCGCATCTACGTCTACCCGGGCATCATGCGCGGCGCCATCGCCATGCAGATGGGACTGGGGCACGAGGCGTTCGGCCGCTTCACGGCGGGCGTGGGCGCCAACCCCATGAAGCTGCTGGGCGGCTCGGTGGATCCGGCTTCCGGCGGGCTGACCACGGCGGGCGTGCGCGTTTCGCTCACCAAGACGGGCCGCGGCAACGTGACGCGCGCCTTTCCGCAGGGCCTGGTGGAGCAGGGCGTGCGCGTGCAGCACGACCGCGCCATCTCGCAGGCGGTGGGCATTACCGAACTGATGCGGCTGGACCAGAAGGGCCCGGGCTTCGTTCCCGGCGAGGAAAAGCCGATTCACCAGCTCAAGGGCTCCGGCGGCTTCGTGCCGGTGGAGACCACCACCGATCCGGCGGCCTACCCGCCGGCCGGGACGGAGTACGGCGAGTACATCGACAACGAGACGCGCTGGGCCATGGTCGTGGACCTGGCGCGGTGCATCGGCTGCGCGGCGTGCGTGGTGGCCTGCTACGCGGAGAATAACATCCCGGTCGTCGGGCCGACCGAAATCCGCAAGGGACGCGAGCTTTCGTGGCTGCGCATCGAGCGGTACTTCGGGGTCAGCCGCCACGAGGAAGAGGCGATGCGGGACGACGCCACGGACGACGTGCGCTTCCTTCCCATGCTGTGCCAGCACTGCGGCCAGGCGCCCTGCGAGCCGGTGTGCCCCGTGTACGCGGCGTACCACACGCCGGACGGCCTGAACGGCCAGGTGTACAACCGCTGCGTGGGCACGCGCTACTGCGCCAACAACTGCCCGTGGAAGGTGCGCGTCTTCAACTGGTTCACCTACCAGTTCGCCGAGCCGCTGAACTGGCAGCTGAACCCGGACGTGACGGTGCGCGAAAAGGGCGTCATGGAAAAGTGCACGTTCTGCGTGCAGCGCATCCATGAAGCCGAGCGCAACGCGACTTCCGAGGCCCGCGCCCTGCGCGACGGCGAAGTGGTGCCGGCGTGCGTGCAGACGTGCCCCACCGAAGTGTTCGTCTTCGGCAACATCGCCGACCCCACCACCGCCGTGGCGCAGGCGGCCCGCAGCAACCGCGGCTTCCGCGCGCTGGGCGAGCTGAACACGCAGCCGGCCATCGTCTACCTGAAGAAGGTGACGCTGCACCAGCCCAGGAACGGCGGGCGTGAGGCGCCTCCGCCGGCCATGGGCGGCACCACCGAGCACCAGCCGCAGGAAGGCCACGAACCGGCCATGCAGGGAGGACACTGA
- a CDS encoding c-type cytochrome: protein MTSAELRRGARALALLGVAAALPACTDWAGYDIDEASGKVPAFSTMREDVMPDPYEMVREPVPGTVPTRNPMGDVPRRFSQTQLDSVAATLQNPLRPDARTLARGKLMYEQHCSSCHGDLGDGKGPVIGPDKFPYAPALNAGPTQARSDGYIYAVIDVGRGLMPPYGARVTHLDRWAVVEYVRQLQGGLETRNPPPNVSAVGAQVPNAAPVEPAPAASRTPPSVETAPPSTQENP from the coding sequence TTGACCAGCGCTGAGCTTCGCCGCGGCGCGCGCGCCCTGGCGCTGCTGGGCGTCGCCGCGGCCCTTCCCGCCTGCACCGACTGGGCGGGATACGACATCGACGAGGCTTCGGGCAAGGTGCCCGCGTTTTCGACGATGCGCGAGGACGTGATGCCCGACCCGTACGAGATGGTGCGCGAGCCGGTGCCCGGAACGGTGCCCACGCGCAACCCCATGGGCGACGTGCCGCGCCGCTTTTCGCAGACGCAGCTGGATTCGGTGGCGGCGACGCTGCAGAACCCGCTGCGGCCGGACGCGCGCACCCTGGCGCGCGGCAAGCTGATGTACGAGCAGCACTGCTCCTCGTGCCACGGCGACCTGGGCGACGGCAAGGGGCCGGTGATCGGCCCCGACAAGTTTCCCTACGCGCCGGCGCTCAACGCCGGGCCCACGCAGGCCCGTTCGGACGGCTACATCTACGCGGTCATCGACGTGGGCCGCGGCCTGATGCCTCCGTACGGCGCCCGGGTGACGCACCTGGACCGCTGGGCGGTGGTGGAGTACGTGCGCCAGCTTCAGGGCGGCCTGGAAACCCGCAACCCGCCGCCGAACGTGTCGGCCGTGGGCGCGCAGGTGCCCAACGCCGCGCCGGTGGAGCCGGCCCCGGCCGCCAGCCGTACGCCCCCGTCGGTGGAGACCGCGCCGCCGAGCACGCAAGAAAACCCCTGA
- a CDS encoding MBL fold metallo-hydrolase, with protein MAAWVLEGDDGHVLVDTGIDTRPAREALRQGAADIGVTPESLRHVVLTHAHIDHYGLAGPVREWSGARLSIHEREEELAQRWVKGWADDKFLVGESFRAGGIPAPLADALLAASDRIHQRYEYYPPDELLRGDRGALPGGGGWEWILTPGHSPGHVTVYHPERRLLIAGDHVLPRISPNIGADLYAENPLADYLASLRRLRELPVDLVLPSHGEPFTGLAERIDVLLAHHDERNEQTLDLLDEPKTAYDVALGLFPELPPDNFLHALREARAHLAYLAGIGAAERDPDGVVERWRRAR; from the coding sequence GTGGCGGCCTGGGTGCTGGAGGGGGATGACGGGCACGTGCTGGTGGATACGGGGATCGACACGCGACCGGCTCGCGAAGCGCTGCGGCAGGGCGCGGCGGACATCGGGGTCACGCCGGAGTCGCTGCGGCACGTCGTTCTGACGCACGCGCACATCGACCACTACGGCCTGGCGGGCCCGGTGCGCGAATGGAGCGGGGCGCGGCTCTCCATCCACGAGCGGGAAGAAGAGCTGGCGCAGCGCTGGGTAAAGGGATGGGCAGACGACAAGTTTCTTGTCGGCGAAAGCTTTCGCGCGGGCGGGATTCCGGCGCCGCTGGCGGATGCGCTGCTCGCCGCGTCGGACCGCATTCACCAGCGGTACGAGTATTATCCGCCGGATGAACTGCTGCGCGGGGACCGCGGGGCGCTGCCCGGCGGCGGCGGGTGGGAGTGGATTCTGACGCCCGGGCACTCGCCGGGGCACGTAACGGTCTATCATCCGGAGCGCCGGCTGCTGATCGCGGGCGATCACGTGCTGCCGCGCATTTCGCCCAACATCGGCGCGGATCTGTACGCCGAGAACCCGCTGGCGGACTACCTGGCCTCGCTGCGCCGCCTGCGCGAGCTGCCGGTGGACCTCGTTCTGCCGTCCCACGGCGAGCCGTTCACCGGCCTGGCGGAGCGGATTGACGTCCTGCTGGCGCACCATGACGAGCGCAACGAGCAGACGCTGGATCTGCTCGATGAACCGAAGACGGCGTACGATGTTGCGCTCGGCCTCTTTCCCGAACTGCCGCCGGACAACTTCCTGCACGCGCTGCGGGAGGCCCGCGCCCACCTGGCCTACCTCGCCGGCATCGGCGCGGCGGAGCGCGATCCGGATGGCGTCGTGGAGCGCTGGCGGCGGGCGCGGTAG